The following proteins are co-located in the Paludibaculum fermentans genome:
- a CDS encoding RNA polymerase sigma factor, which translates to MLVDFEVVERARAGDPAAFNEVVTAYRRRIFGTVSRLIGRPEDVEDVAQEVFLRLYYSLDQLRSPEVFEPWLYRLTVNAALDYLRKRRKRRLESRVSDLSEQAVMLADASAGTKVQVDDLHRAKVREFVDSLLSEVSEEDRALLTLKEVEGLSLKDLEKVYHVNENALKVRLFRARQRVLKAYESSRGAKGMERKEKSADSGS; encoded by the coding sequence ATGCTGGTCGACTTCGAAGTTGTGGAACGAGCGCGGGCGGGCGATCCCGCTGCGTTCAACGAGGTCGTCACGGCGTACCGGCGCCGGATCTTTGGGACCGTCTCCCGTCTGATCGGGCGTCCCGAGGATGTGGAGGATGTGGCGCAGGAAGTGTTCCTGCGTTTGTATTATTCGCTGGATCAGTTGAGAAGCCCGGAGGTTTTCGAGCCTTGGCTCTACCGGCTGACAGTCAACGCGGCGCTGGACTACTTGCGGAAGCGGCGGAAACGCCGTCTGGAATCACGGGTGTCCGACCTCAGCGAGCAGGCTGTCATGCTGGCCGATGCCTCGGCCGGAACCAAGGTGCAGGTCGACGATCTGCATCGGGCCAAGGTACGGGAATTCGTCGATTCGCTGCTCAGCGAAGTATCGGAAGAAGACCGTGCCCTGCTGACGTTGAAGGAAGTGGAAGGGCTGTCGCTGAAAGATCTGGAAAAGGTCTATCATGTCAACGAGAACGCTCTGAAAGTCCGACTCTTTCGGGCGCGTCAGCGCGTCCTAAAAGCGTATGAGTCTTCGCGGGGCGCCAAAGGCATGGAGCGGAAAGAGAAATCCGCGGATTCAGGCAGTTGA